The following proteins come from a genomic window of Flavobacteriaceae bacterium MAR_2010_188:
- a CDS encoding ATP-dependent Clp protease, protease subunit yields the protein MDYGKEFQNYAVKERGVSSMYYDKIVSSMTPMGLTPNIIEERQMNAVAMDVFSRLMMDRIIFMGTTINDQVANIIQAQLLFLESTDSAKDIQIYINSPGGSVYAGLGIYDTMQLIKPDVATICTGMAASMGAVLLCAGEKGKRSGLEHCRVMIHQPMSGAQGQASDIEIAVKEVIKLKEELYKILAKHSNHSYEKIHEDSDRDFWMKADQALEYGMIDEVLGKKK from the coding sequence ATGGATTACGGAAAAGAATTTCAAAATTACGCAGTTAAGGAACGTGGCGTTAGCAGCATGTATTATGATAAAATTGTTAGCAGTATGACTCCAATGGGTTTAACTCCTAATATTATTGAAGAGCGCCAAATGAATGCGGTAGCTATGGACGTGTTTTCTAGATTAATGATGGATAGAATCATTTTCATGGGAACCACCATTAATGATCAAGTGGCAAATATTATTCAAGCGCAACTTCTATTTTTAGAAAGTACAGATAGCGCAAAGGATATACAGATATATATCAATTCTCCTGGTGGTAGTGTTTATGCCGGTCTTGGTATTTACGATACCATGCAGTTAATTAAACCAGACGTTGCAACAATTTGTACAGGTATGGCGGCATCTATGGGTGCGGTGTTATTGTGTGCAGGTGAAAAAGGTAAAAGGAGTGGTCTAGAGCATTGTAGAGTGATGATTCATCAACCTATGAGTGGCGCACAAGGACAGGCGAGTGATATAGAAATTGCCGTTAAGGAAGTAATTAAATTAAAAGAGGAACTTTATAAGATATTGGCCAAACATTCTAATCATAGTTACGAAAAAATCCATGAGGATAGTGACCGTGATTTTTGGATGAAGGCTGACCAAGCGCTAGAGTACGGTATGATTGACGAGGTGCTCGGAAAAAAGAAATAA
- a CDS encoding trigger factor: MNITRENIDELNAVVKVDIAKEDYTDKVDKILADYRKTANIPGFRKGHVPMTLVKKQYGKAVLVDEVNKLLQDALNKYLTEEKLDVLGNPLPKPQDDLNWDSENFSFEFELGLAPEINVDLKPKKAIVQYNIVADDKMVDNQVEHIRKQYGKLESQEKVSKDDEVTGTFKNEEKHINNSTTIALDKLNAKADEKKFIGAKVGDVIELKSKNLFNDEHELMNHLKISHDDVHDLDVDLTFTIEEINKRELADLDQELFDKLFGKDKITSVTELKARIKEDSEKQFQQQSDQKFLNDVTDFLLENTKFDLPGNFLQRWMQNAGEEPMDADQARTEYEKSEKSMRYQLIEGKLIEEHNLQVTFDELKDYAKQMIKGQMAQFGQMNPTDDELDEIATRILSNKEEVRRLSEQLVSQKLLNLYKTEVNVKAKTITYDDFVKEFYS; this comes from the coding sequence ATGAATATTACAAGAGAGAATATAGACGAATTAAATGCAGTGGTTAAGGTAGATATCGCTAAGGAAGATTACACGGATAAGGTAGATAAAATCTTGGCTGACTACAGAAAAACTGCGAACATACCTGGTTTTAGAAAAGGTCATGTGCCTATGACTTTGGTTAAAAAGCAGTACGGTAAAGCTGTTTTGGTAGATGAGGTGAATAAACTTTTGCAAGATGCTCTCAATAAATATCTTACTGAAGAAAAATTGGATGTTCTGGGTAATCCTCTCCCAAAGCCACAAGACGATTTAAACTGGGATTCCGAGAATTTTTCATTCGAATTTGAATTAGGTCTTGCTCCAGAAATCAATGTAGACCTTAAGCCAAAGAAAGCTATCGTTCAATATAACATAGTTGCCGACGACAAAATGGTCGATAATCAGGTGGAACATATCAGAAAGCAATATGGAAAACTTGAAAGCCAAGAGAAAGTTTCTAAAGATGATGAGGTTACTGGGACTTTTAAAAATGAAGAGAAACACATTAATAACTCTACAACGATTGCCTTAGATAAATTAAATGCAAAGGCGGACGAAAAGAAGTTTATAGGGGCTAAGGTTGGTGATGTTATCGAACTTAAATCGAAGAATTTATTTAATGATGAACACGAATTAATGAACCATCTTAAGATTTCTCATGATGATGTTCATGATTTAGATGTTGATTTAACGTTTACCATTGAAGAGATCAATAAAAGAGAGCTTGCTGATTTAGACCAAGAGCTTTTTGATAAACTTTTTGGAAAAGATAAAATTACATCAGTGACAGAACTTAAAGCACGTATTAAAGAAGATTCAGAAAAGCAGTTTCAACAGCAATCTGATCAAAAATTCTTGAACGATGTGACGGATTTCCTATTAGAGAATACAAAATTTGATCTTCCTGGTAATTTCTTGCAAAGATGGATGCAAAATGCAGGCGAAGAACCGATGGATGCAGATCAAGCGCGTACCGAATACGAAAAATCAGAGAAGAGTATGCGCTATCAGTTAATTGAAGGAAAGCTGATTGAAGAACATAATCTACAAGTAACTTTTGATGAATTGAAGGACTATGCCAAGCAAATGATCAAAGGACAAATGGCCCAATTTGGACAAATGAACCCAACTGACGATGAATTAGATGAAATCGCTACACGGATACTTTCTAATAAAGAAGAAGTGAGAAGATTGTCTGAGCAACTGGTGTCTCAGAAATTGTTAAACCTTTACAAAACCGAAGTAAATGTTAAGGCTAAAACCATAACTTACGATGATTTTGTAAAAGAGTTTTACAGTTAA
- a CDS encoding putative membrane protein, which translates to MKLILRILLSAAAVILLAYLLPGVDVTGIGAALIVAIVLALLNALLKPILVILTLPITVITLGLFLLVINALLILLADSLISGFSVENFWIALLFSLLLSILQSILYSFLSDD; encoded by the coding sequence ATGAAATTAATACTAAGAATTCTATTAAGCGCTGCAGCGGTAATCCTATTAGCTTATCTGCTTCCAGGAGTTGACGTAACCGGTATCGGAGCAGCACTTATTGTCGCTATTGTTCTGGCTTTGCTAAACGCATTGCTAAAACCGATTTTAGTAATCCTAACTCTGCCTATCACGGTTATTACCTTAGGTTTATTCTTGCTGGTAATAAATGCCCTTTTAATTTTGCTAGCAGATAGCTTGATCAGCGGATTTTCGGTGGAAAACTTCTGGATTGCCTTATTGTTCAGTTTACTGCTATCTATCCTGCAATCCATCCTTTATTCCTTTTTAAGTGATGACTGA
- a CDS encoding Pimeloyl-ACP methyl ester carboxylesterase translates to MILHSNVIGNGEPFIILHGFLGMGDNLKTLAQKISESNFEVHILDARNHGRSFHDQEFSYEVMAQDVLNYVNEKSLNPAIVLGHSMGGKTAMTFATENPDKVEKLIVADIAPRYYPVHHDAILQGLFELENQKLNNRSEADEILAQFVPDFGTRQFLLKNLYWTKEKTLSLRLNLGVLTEQVSEVGEPLSPSAVYNKPTLFIKGDRSEYVSENDKADIKRHFPKAVIESVSKAGHWLHVENAEEFLDKVMAFVLK, encoded by the coding sequence ATGATTTTACATTCTAACGTTATAGGCAATGGCGAGCCGTTTATAATTCTTCACGGGTTCTTAGGAATGGGTGATAACCTCAAGACTTTAGCACAGAAAATTAGTGAGTCTAATTTTGAAGTTCATATTTTGGATGCTAGGAATCATGGAAGAAGTTTTCATGATCAGGAATTCTCCTATGAAGTCATGGCGCAAGACGTGCTAAATTATGTGAATGAGAAATCCTTGAACCCAGCTATTGTTCTAGGACATTCAATGGGTGGAAAAACTGCTATGACATTTGCAACGGAAAATCCTGATAAAGTCGAAAAATTGATTGTGGCAGACATTGCACCTCGGTATTACCCGGTTCACCACGATGCGATTCTACAAGGATTATTTGAACTCGAAAATCAGAAATTAAATAATCGGTCAGAAGCAGATGAGATTCTAGCCCAATTTGTTCCGGATTTTGGCACTAGGCAATTTTTGTTGAAAAACCTTTATTGGACCAAAGAAAAGACATTAAGCCTCCGATTAAATCTTGGGGTTTTGACCGAGCAAGTGTCAGAAGTCGGCGAGCCTTTATCTCCGTCTGCAGTTTATAACAAACCGACATTATTTATAAAGGGAGATAGGTCCGAATATGTTTCAGAAAACGACAAAGCAGATATTAAGAGACATTTCCCTAAAGCAGTTATCGAGTCGGTTAGCAAGGCCGGGCATTGGCTTCATGTAGAAAATGCAGAAGAATTTTTGGACAAGGTTATGGCCTTTGTGTTAAAATGA
- a CDS encoding pyridoxine 5'-phosphate synthase, protein MTKLSVNINKIATLRNSRGGDTPNVVKFAIDAQNFGAEGITIHPRPDERHIRYADAYDLKPNVHTEFNIEGNPIKKFIDMVLEIKPDQVTLVPDAVDAITSNSGWDTIKHKDFLVEVIKEFQSNNIRTSIFVDPDLRLVEAAQATGTDRIELYTEHFATEYSKGNFEAIKPYTDCAELATKLNIGVNAGHDLSLENIKYFKENVPNLLEVSIGHALISESLYLGVDNVIQMYLHRLGK, encoded by the coding sequence ATGACAAAGTTAAGCGTTAATATAAATAAGATTGCAACCCTAAGAAATTCGAGGGGCGGTGACACTCCAAATGTGGTAAAATTTGCAATCGATGCCCAGAATTTTGGAGCAGAGGGAATTACAATTCACCCAAGACCAGATGAGCGACATATCAGGTATGCCGATGCTTATGACCTAAAGCCAAATGTGCATACCGAATTTAATATTGAAGGCAATCCTATCAAGAAGTTTATCGATATGGTATTGGAAATTAAACCAGACCAAGTCACTCTTGTCCCAGATGCAGTGGATGCGATTACCTCCAATTCTGGTTGGGATACCATAAAACATAAAGATTTTTTGGTTGAAGTAATCAAGGAATTTCAGAGTAATAATATCAGGACTTCAATATTTGTAGATCCAGATTTAAGATTGGTGGAAGCAGCGCAGGCAACAGGTACAGATAGAATAGAATTGTATACTGAGCATTTTGCTACTGAATATTCAAAAGGCAACTTCGAAGCAATTAAACCATATACAGATTGTGCCGAGTTGGCCACCAAACTTAATATTGGTGTCAATGCCGGACATGACCTTTCCTTAGAGAACATTAAATATTTTAAGGAGAATGTGCCCAACCTACTAGAAGTTTCGATTGGCCATGCGCTGATCTCCGAAAGTCTTTATCTAGGGGTAGACAACGTTATCCAAATGTATCTTCATAGATTAGGAAAATGA
- a CDS encoding NAD+ kinase, with amino-acid sequence MKIALYGQYTHKNTVESIEILLKVLAGENCQVYFENDFLKILQEELNLSAILQDYRTFEELDPSYDLLITIGGDGTILRAITYVKDMMIPIVGINTGRLGFLATIQLENLEHAVNNILKGEYKISQRTLLAVTTVPENHDLVELNFALNEIAVSRRNTTSMITVETHLNNEYLTSYWADGLIVATPTGSTGYSLSCGGPVITPNDDSLVLTPIAPHNLNARPLVISNDTEIKLKVSGREENYLISLDSRIATLHNSSIITIKKADFKINMVELLDESFLDTLRKKMLWGEDKRN; translated from the coding sequence ATGAAGATAGCTTTATATGGTCAATATACTCACAAGAATACAGTTGAAAGCATTGAGATATTGCTCAAGGTTTTAGCTGGGGAAAATTGCCAGGTATACTTTGAAAATGATTTTCTGAAAATTCTTCAGGAAGAGCTGAATCTATCTGCTATACTCCAAGATTACAGAACGTTTGAAGAATTAGACCCAAGCTACGACTTACTAATTACCATAGGTGGTGACGGGACAATTTTACGAGCCATCACTTATGTCAAGGACATGATGATTCCCATTGTCGGAATAAATACAGGCAGGCTCGGATTTCTAGCTACGATTCAATTAGAAAACTTAGAACATGCGGTCAATAATATTTTGAAAGGCGAGTACAAGATATCTCAAAGAACATTATTAGCCGTTACAACTGTACCAGAGAACCATGACTTAGTCGAATTAAATTTCGCCCTAAACGAAATAGCAGTAAGCAGACGAAATACTACGTCTATGATTACAGTAGAGACCCATTTAAACAATGAATATTTAACGTCTTATTGGGCAGATGGCTTAATTGTCGCCACACCTACCGGCTCTACAGGTTATTCATTGAGCTGCGGTGGCCCAGTAATTACCCCGAACGACGATAGTTTGGTATTGACTCCAATAGCACCGCACAACCTTAATGCTAGACCATTGGTGATTTCTAATGATACCGAAATAAAGCTTAAAGTAAGCGGGCGTGAAGAAAACTATCTTATTTCGCTAGACTCTCGAATTGCCACACTACATAACTCTTCAATCATCACAATTAAGAAAGCAGATTTTAAAATCAACATGGTTGAACTTCTAGATGAGAGCTTTTTGGACACTCTTCGGAAAAAAATGCTTTGGGGCGAAGATAAGCGCAACTAA
- a CDS encoding undecaprenyl diphosphate synthase, protein MDIKEQIQEGTVPQHVAIIMDGNGRWAKEKGMIRIKGHESGAKSVREVVEASAEIGIKNLTLYAFSTENWARPKLEVQTLMRLLVKSLKKEIKGLQENNIKLQAIGNLNDLPSKAYDELNEVMSRTSENTHMTLTLALSYGGREELINAVKEISLKVKNNIISTESIDQSIINKHLYTQNLPDVDLLIRTSGEHRISNFLLWQIAYAELYFTSILWPDFKKHDLYEALLNYQNRERRFGKTSEQLS, encoded by the coding sequence GTGGATATTAAAGAACAAATACAAGAAGGCACCGTACCTCAGCATGTTGCAATTATCATGGATGGTAACGGTAGATGGGCTAAGGAGAAGGGCATGATCAGAATCAAAGGTCATGAGAGCGGGGCAAAATCGGTTAGAGAGGTCGTCGAGGCGAGCGCCGAGATTGGTATTAAAAATTTAACCCTTTATGCTTTTTCTACAGAAAACTGGGCTAGGCCCAAACTAGAGGTACAAACTTTAATGCGCTTATTAGTTAAGTCTCTAAAAAAAGAGATTAAAGGCCTTCAAGAGAATAATATTAAACTTCAAGCTATCGGAAACTTAAATGACCTTCCTTCAAAAGCATACGATGAGCTAAATGAGGTAATGTCGAGGACTTCAGAAAACACTCATATGACCCTTACCTTAGCATTGAGTTATGGCGGTCGCGAAGAGCTAATTAATGCGGTCAAAGAAATTTCTCTTAAAGTTAAAAATAATATAATTTCTACCGAAAGCATTGACCAATCAATTATTAATAAGCATCTTTACACGCAAAATTTACCAGACGTAGATCTGTTGATTCGCACTAGTGGCGAGCATCGGATAAGCAATTTTTTGCTTTGGCAAATCGCCTATGCCGAGCTCTATTTTACTAGCATACTGTGGCCTGATTTTAAGAAACATGATTTATACGAAGCTTTGCTAAATTATCAGAACAGAGAGAGACGATTTGGAAAAACAAGTGAACAACTTAGCTAA
- a CDS encoding Beta-barrel assembly machine subunit BamA, which translates to MNNLANNLPLKTSLKLITLLFIFIFFQKTSAQDLDFDNGKTYVLGDIEVSGDTNFNPSTIIAFSGLRKGDIVKIPGEKISAALKKLWKSNLFSSIDIYLIRTEGETAFIEIQLTDLPELNDVTIEGVKKGKIQAILDENNLRKGVKVTENLTTTTKNYLTSKYQKEGFLNTKVTVTTKQVTDSIEKQRVNMLVYIDKGDKVKVEDIEFTGNQEISDKKLKKAMKHTKEKMALRLWKRSKFIEEDYHEDKVSVVDKFKENGYRDARIISDSIIKNDDNTISIKINVEEGEKYTFGKITFVGNSVYSDQFLQSILRIKEGDTYNGVELRKRIADNTKPDAEDLTNLYQDSGYLFSTINPVEVSADGNVIDMEIRISEGKPAYFNNVSVSGNDKTNDHVIYRELRTKPGQLYRKSNVIRTIRELGQMGFFDAQQISPNMKNFNPNEGTVDVEYEVVERGSSQIELQGGYGGGGFIGTLGLSFNNFAIKDIFNKDAYKPVPMGDGQSLSLRLQASRFFQTYSFSFVEPWLGGKRPVQFSSSISHTKQFLFNPQTRNADKDRSFNITGISFGLARRLSVPDDYFQLSQAISFQHYDLKNYNTGLFTFGDGYSNNLAYTVGLTRNNVFTDPIFPMGGSKFSISAKLSLPYSLFNNVDYKALKEERDGLNRNIVTQSERISEIDQERYSWLEFYKIKFAGDWYTKVVGKLVIKSAMEFGFLGAYNNDRGIIPFERFFLGGDGLGNYSLDGREVIQLRGYPNQSLSSQDGGSIYNKFSMELRYPITLGAQAKIYGLTFMEGGSSFNNFRDYNPFKLSRSAGVGLRIFMPAFGLLGIDFGHGFDPLPGQIQKNGWETHFIIGQQF; encoded by the coding sequence GTGAACAACTTAGCTAACAATTTACCCTTGAAGACATCTTTAAAACTTATTACCCTCCTTTTTATATTTATTTTTTTTCAAAAGACTTCCGCACAAGACTTAGACTTTGACAATGGTAAGACCTACGTTCTAGGAGATATCGAAGTAAGTGGTGATACAAACTTTAATCCTTCAACCATAATTGCTTTCTCTGGATTACGAAAAGGTGATATAGTTAAAATACCTGGTGAGAAAATAAGTGCTGCACTTAAAAAACTCTGGAAATCGAATCTGTTCAGCAGTATTGATATATACCTTATTAGAACAGAGGGAGAAACCGCGTTTATAGAAATACAACTAACCGACTTGCCAGAACTTAACGATGTAACTATCGAGGGTGTTAAAAAGGGTAAGATTCAAGCTATACTCGACGAAAACAATCTGCGAAAAGGCGTAAAGGTTACAGAAAACCTTACCACCACTACCAAAAACTATCTTACCAGCAAATACCAGAAGGAAGGATTTCTTAACACTAAAGTAACTGTAACCACCAAGCAAGTTACCGACAGTATAGAAAAGCAAAGGGTTAATATGCTTGTTTATATAGACAAAGGCGATAAAGTAAAAGTAGAAGACATAGAATTTACTGGTAATCAAGAGATTTCTGATAAAAAGCTGAAAAAGGCAATGAAGCATACCAAGGAAAAAATGGCACTGCGACTTTGGAAACGTTCAAAATTTATCGAGGAAGATTACCATGAAGATAAAGTTAGTGTCGTCGATAAGTTTAAGGAAAACGGTTATAGGGATGCACGTATAATTTCTGATTCAATTATAAAGAATGACGATAACACCATTTCTATAAAGATTAATGTTGAAGAAGGTGAGAAATACACTTTTGGAAAAATCACTTTTGTTGGTAACTCGGTTTATTCAGATCAGTTCTTACAGAGCATCTTAAGGATAAAAGAAGGTGATACTTATAATGGTGTTGAATTAAGAAAAAGGATTGCCGATAATACTAAACCAGATGCGGAAGATTTAACCAACCTCTACCAAGATTCTGGTTACCTGTTCTCGACCATTAACCCAGTAGAAGTTAGTGCAGATGGTAACGTCATCGATATGGAAATCAGAATCTCTGAAGGTAAGCCAGCTTACTTTAATAATGTTTCTGTTAGCGGTAACGACAAGACTAACGACCACGTAATCTATAGAGAGTTAAGAACAAAACCAGGTCAGTTATACAGAAAATCTAATGTCATCAGAACAATTAGGGAATTAGGGCAAATGGGCTTTTTTGATGCTCAACAGATTTCTCCTAATATGAAGAATTTTAATCCTAACGAAGGAACCGTAGATGTAGAGTATGAAGTTGTAGAAAGAGGTAGTAGCCAAATAGAACTACAAGGCGGATACGGTGGTGGTGGCTTTATCGGAACCTTGGGACTATCGTTTAACAACTTCGCGATTAAGGATATATTTAATAAGGATGCTTACAAGCCGGTCCCTATGGGTGATGGTCAGAGTTTGTCTTTAAGATTACAAGCGAGTAGATTTTTCCAAACCTATAGTTTCTCTTTTGTCGAACCTTGGTTAGGTGGCAAACGACCTGTACAATTTTCATCTTCTATCTCGCACACCAAACAATTCTTATTTAATCCACAGACGCGGAATGCAGATAAGGACAGAAGTTTCAATATAACCGGTATTTCCTTTGGGCTTGCCAGAAGACTATCGGTTCCAGATGATTATTTTCAATTATCGCAGGCCATCAGTTTCCAGCACTATGATTTAAAAAACTATAACACAGGACTTTTTACCTTTGGTGATGGTTACTCAAACAACCTGGCTTATACCGTTGGTCTCACTAGAAACAACGTTTTTACAGATCCAATCTTTCCTATGGGCGGGTCTAAATTCTCGATTTCAGCCAAATTATCTCTTCCTTACTCCCTGTTTAATAATGTAGATTATAAAGCATTAAAAGAGGAGAGAGATGGACTAAATCGTAATATAGTTACACAAAGTGAAAGGATTAGCGAAATAGATCAAGAACGCTACAGCTGGTTAGAATTTTATAAAATCAAATTTGCTGGGGATTGGTATACAAAGGTTGTCGGAAAATTAGTGATCAAATCGGCTATGGAGTTTGGATTTCTAGGTGCGTATAACAATGATCGAGGCATTATTCCTTTTGAGCGGTTTTTCCTTGGTGGTGATGGTCTAGGAAATTATAGCTTGGATGGGCGGGAAGTTATTCAACTTAGAGGTTATCCTAACCAATCATTATCTTCTCAAGACGGTGGTTCTATCTACAATAAATTTTCGATGGAATTAAGATACCCTATTACCTTAGGTGCTCAGGCGAAGATTTATGGTCTGACGTTTATGGAAGGTGGATCTTCATTTAACAATTTTAGGGATTATAATCCTTTTAAACTTAGCCGATCGGCCGGTGTTGGTCTTAGAATATTTATGCCTGCTTTTGGTTTATTGGGTATTGACTTCGGTCATGGATTTGATCCGCTACCTGGGCAGATTCAAAAAAATGGTTGGGAAACACACTTTATAATCGGGCAACAATTTTAA
- a CDS encoding periplasmic chaperone for outer membrane proteins Skp, with the protein MKTKVLFLLAIIGLSAMSVDAQRGVRIGYIDTEYILENVPEYQEATTQLDKKVEQWKLEVEQRLNEIDAKKKQLNNESVLLTKELYEERLEDIQYEEKEILDYQQKRFGPNGDLMIQKKQLIQPVQDQIFTAVQEIADSRKYDFIFDKSADVVMLYSADRFDISELVIRSITRSAKRTQVQNRSERRAAEEEDIVPEINEELEAREAAANERKSEQQQAIDDRKSMQQAKRDSLTNAADARRQKILDDRAKAKAQRDSINGVVPNSVDSVTTDDAGKTREEILEEKKQQKLDDREARKKELEERRLKILADREKAKQEREEQQKKTDSVPNNDNNEN; encoded by the coding sequence ATGAAAACTAAAGTTCTTTTTTTATTGGCGATTATTGGCTTATCTGCTATGTCCGTAGATGCACAACGTGGGGTTAGGATTGGTTATATCGATACGGAATATATTTTAGAAAATGTACCTGAATATCAGGAAGCAACTACACAACTCGATAAAAAAGTTGAACAATGGAAGCTTGAGGTCGAGCAAAGATTGAATGAAATCGATGCAAAGAAAAAGCAACTTAATAACGAAAGCGTCCTACTCACTAAGGAACTCTATGAAGAGCGACTGGAAGACATTCAATATGAAGAAAAAGAAATTCTAGACTATCAGCAGAAACGTTTCGGTCCTAACGGAGATTTAATGATTCAAAAGAAACAATTAATTCAACCGGTACAAGACCAGATTTTTACGGCAGTTCAAGAAATAGCAGATTCTAGAAAATATGATTTTATATTCGATAAGTCTGCAGATGTTGTGATGCTTTATTCTGCAGATAGATTCGATATCAGTGAACTTGTAATTAGAAGTATTACTAGATCAGCTAAAAGAACTCAGGTTCAAAACAGGTCCGAAAGAAGAGCGGCTGAAGAAGAAGATATTGTCCCAGAAATAAATGAAGAGCTAGAGGCTCGTGAAGCAGCAGCGAACGAAAGAAAATCTGAACAACAGCAAGCTATTGATGATAGAAAGTCAATGCAACAAGCTAAGAGAGATTCTTTAACAAACGCAGCCGATGCTAGAAGACAAAAGATTCTGGACGATAGGGCTAAAGCAAAAGCACAAAGAGATAGTATTAACGGAGTTGTACCAAATTCTGTAGATAGTGTAACCACGGACGACGCTGGCAAAACGAGAGAAGAAATTCTTGAGGAGAAGAAACAGCAGAAACTAGATGATCGCGAAGCTAGAAAGAAAGAACTTGAAGAAAGACGCTTAAAAATACTTGCCGATAGAGAAAAGGCAAAACAAGAAAGAGAAGAACAGCAGAAGAAAACAGATTCTGTTCCTAATAATGATAATAACGAAAACTAA
- a CDS encoding periplasmic chaperone for outer membrane proteins Skp produces the protein MKHFKTFLFAALLFVGATAFTNAQSKVAHINTTELVQAMPKMKAAQAELEQLSKTYEAQMKEMGTEYETKVKRYRAEAETQTDEENMKRQQEVQTLEQSIRQYQGTAQQDLQKKETDLLKPILEEAKAAIQRVATAQGIQYVLDSTQGSGVIVADGKNLLADVKKELGI, from the coding sequence ATGAAACATTTTAAAACCTTTTTATTCGCAGCTTTATTATTTGTCGGAGCAACAGCTTTTACAAATGCCCAATCTAAAGTAGCACATATAAATACTACTGAGCTTGTACAGGCTATGCCGAAAATGAAGGCAGCCCAAGCAGAACTCGAGCAACTTTCTAAGACGTACGAAGCTCAGATGAAAGAGATGGGTACTGAGTACGAAACAAAAGTAAAGAGATATCGTGCTGAGGCAGAAACCCAGACTGACGAAGAAAATATGAAGAGACAACAAGAGGTTCAAACTCTTGAGCAAAGTATCCGTCAATATCAGGGAACTGCACAACAAGATCTTCAAAAGAAAGAAACAGATTTGTTGAAGCCTATTTTAGAAGAAGCTAAAGCAGCAATTCAACGTGTTGCAACAGCTCAAGGAATACAATATGTGTTAGACTCAACACAAGGTTCTGGAGTAATCGTTGCCGATGGTAAAAACCTTTTGGCAGATGTTAAAAAAGAATTGGGAATTTAA
- a CDS encoding glutamate racemase, producing MNNQPIGIFDSGVGGTSIFSAIKNILPKEDYIYLADSKNAPYGEKSKDEIFTLSKKNTDFLINKGSKLIVVACNTATTNSIEKLRASYKIPFIGIEPAIKPAALQTKTKKIGILATKGTLSSELFHRTSNLYNEGISVREQIGEGLVSLIESGHLDSPETFKLLERYLYPMIEADIDHLVLGCTHYPYLIPMIRKIIPPHIKIIDSGEAVARQTNAVLIKNDLLSDRKENGSVEILSNGNPEILKELLPQFKKDIRFEEF from the coding sequence ATGAATAATCAACCCATTGGCATTTTTGATTCTGGCGTAGGAGGTACATCCATCTTTAGCGCAATTAAAAATATTCTCCCTAAAGAAGATTATATTTATCTCGCAGATAGTAAAAATGCACCTTATGGCGAAAAGTCTAAAGATGAAATATTCACTTTAAGTAAAAAGAATACTGATTTTCTAATCAATAAAGGAAGCAAGCTAATTGTGGTCGCTTGTAATACTGCTACAACAAACAGTATCGAAAAGTTGAGAGCTAGTTATAAAATTCCTTTTATAGGCATAGAACCGGCAATAAAACCGGCCGCCCTTCAAACCAAAACTAAAAAAATAGGTATTCTTGCTACAAAGGGAACACTATCCAGTGAATTGTTCCATCGAACTTCCAATCTATATAATGAAGGTATTTCCGTAAGGGAACAAATCGGTGAAGGCTTAGTTTCTCTTATAGAATCTGGGCATTTAGATTCCCCTGAAACCTTTAAACTATTAGAAAGATATCTTTACCCAATGATTGAAGCAGATATTGACCATTTAGTATTGGGATGTACCCACTATCCATATCTCATTCCGATGATAAGAAAGATTATCCCACCACATATTAAAATAATCGATTCTGGAGAAGCCGTTGCACGGCAGACGAATGCGGTACTAATCAAGAATGATTTGCTTTCTGACAGAAAAGAAAATGGAAGTGTAGAAATCCTTTCAAATGGAAATCCAGAAATTCTTAAAGAACTACTGCCTCAATTTAAAAAGGATATCCGTTTCGAAGAGTTTTGA